Part of the Aquamicrobium lusatiense genome is shown below.
GAAAAGCGCGCGTACCGGCGGCAGAAGCACCAGAAGACCGATGATCGAGGTGATGAAGCCCGGGATGATGAGCAGGATGGCGGCGAGCACGCCCATGGCGCTGTTTGCCAGCTGCAGGCCGGGGTCATTGCCTGCTTCCACTGCCGAGCGCACCTTGTTCATGGCGCCGAGGCCCTGATAGCGAAGCAATATGCTGCCGGCGAGTGTGGACGCGATGACAAGGCCGACGGTAGCCAGCGCTCCGACCTGCTTGCCGACAACGACAAAGCCCGCGATCTCCGCCAGCGGCAGCAACAGAAAGAGCAGAGGAAAGAGAGAAACACGCAAATTTGTAACCGTTTGCTGGTCGTTTACGCTGGCGGCCTCATTTGCCGCTGGCACTGGACCCTACAGATAGGTATGCGTGCCTTTGATTTGAATGATTGTGTCTCGCGTTCTATATGTTTTGATAGGATGACGCCAGACGGGTGCTGTGCGTTGGTTACAGCCGAAAAAGGGATTGATTGGCGCGCGCATGGAATTCTTCGACTTCGGCACGATTTTCTTCATGATCGCGGCAGTGGTGATCTTCTTCCAGCTGCGCAATGTGCTCGGTCGCCGTACCGGCAGCGAACGTCCCCCCTTCGATCCTTATTCCTCCCGCAAGGCAGAAAAGCCGGCCGCCGCCGATGGGGACAATGTGGTGGCGCTGCCGCGCAAGCGCGGCGAAGCAGCTCCCGAAGCCTATGCCTCCATCGATGCGGTCGCCGCCCCCGGCAGCGAGCTGAACCGTGGCATGAGGGCGATTCGCGACAACGATGCCTCTTTCGATCCGAAGGGCTTCGTCGACGGCGCCAAGATGGCGTATGAAATGATCGTGATGGCCTATGCCGACGGCGACCGCAAATCGCTCAAGAACCTGCTGTCGCGCGAGGTCTATGACGGTTTCGTTGCCGCCATTTCGGATCGCGAGGCGCGGGGCGAGAAAATCCAGTCTTCCTTCGTCGGCATCGACAAGGCCGAGATCGTTTCCGCCGAGATGAAGGGCAGCGAAGCCCACGTCACGCTGCGCATCGTCAGCGAGCTGATTTCGGCGACGCGCGACAAGGCCGGCGAAATCATCGATGGCGACCCGGAAACGGTTGCCGAGGTCAAGGATGTGTGGACCTTCGCCCGTGACACCCGCTCGCGCGATCCGAACTGGAAGCTGGTCGCCACCGAAGCCGAAGACTGACCGACTGGGCGATTTCGTCCGGTGGCCGACAGGAAAGCCTCTTCGTTCAGCCCGGCCAGTTTCGGGACAATCCCCGGCTGGCAAACCGATGACCATCTGGCCGCTTTCGACGCTTTCCGCCGTTCAGCCCACCATGTTCTGACACGGCCCTACCGCAGCGGATCGCTGGGCATCCGCTTCGAGGCTTTCGCAGAGGCCTATCATCAGGCGCGTACCCTTTCGCCATCCAATCGCAGTGAGGCGCGTACTTTCTTTGAGCGCTGTTTCGTGCCGTTTCATGTGACGCCGGATCCCGGTGGTCACGGGGGCCATCGTGGATTCGTCACCGGCTTCTATGAGCCGCAGGTCGAAGCGTCGCCGGTCAGGACCGGACGCTTCACCGTACCGCTGCTGTCGCGTCCGCCCGACCTGATCGACATCGATGACGCCAATCGTCCCCACGGCATGGACCCCTATCTGGCCTTTGCGCGTGACACTGGGGCCGGGCCGGTCGAATATCATGACCGCGCGGCAATCGAGCAGGGCGCGCTGACGGGGCGCGGGCTCGAGATCGCCTGGCTGGAGAACAAGGTCGATGCCTTCTTCATCCATGTGCAGGGCGCGGCGCGGCTTGCCATGACGGATGGGCGCAATATCCGCGTCACCTATGCGGCCAAATCCGGCCAGCGCTTCACCGGTGCTGGCCGGGTGCTGGCCGATCTCGGTGAAATTCCGCTTTCCGAAGTCACCATGCAGTCGATCCGCGCGTGGTTCCGCAGCAATCCCGGCCGGGTGGACGAGATATTGTGGCAAAACCGCTCCTATATCTTCTTCCGTGAGGCTTCGGTGGACGACCCGGAGCTCGGCCCTGTCGCTGCGGCCAAGGTGCCGCTGACGCCCGGCCGCTCTGTCGCGGTGGACCGCCTGCTGCATACGTTCGGGACCCCTTTTTTCATCGACGCACCGGAACTGACCGTTTTCGAGGGAAAGCCG
Proteins encoded:
- a CDS encoding FxsA family protein; this translates as MRVSLFPLLFLLLPLAEIAGFVVVGKQVGALATVGLVIASTLAGSILLRYQGLGAMNKVRSAVEAGNDPGLQLANSAMGVLAAILLIIPGFITSIIGLLVLLPPVRALFWRLVGRRVVVAGQFGGGQFTRGGFRREQDDHTIDLDSEDFRRNGKPDENSPWRRLPDE
- a CDS encoding Tim44/TimA family putative adaptor protein, which gives rise to MEFFDFGTIFFMIAAVVIFFQLRNVLGRRTGSERPPFDPYSSRKAEKPAAADGDNVVALPRKRGEAAPEAYASIDAVAAPGSELNRGMRAIRDNDASFDPKGFVDGAKMAYEMIVMAYADGDRKSLKNLLSREVYDGFVAAISDREARGEKIQSSFVGIDKAEIVSAEMKGSEAHVTLRIVSELISATRDKAGEIIDGDPETVAEVKDVWTFARDTRSRDPNWKLVATEAED
- the mltA gene encoding MltA domain-containing protein, whose product is MADRKASSFSPASFGTIPGWQTDDHLAAFDAFRRSAHHVLTRPYRSGSLGIRFEAFAEAYHQARTLSPSNRSEARTFFERCFVPFHVTPDPGGHGGHRGFVTGFYEPQVEASPVRTGRFTVPLLSRPPDLIDIDDANRPHGMDPYLAFARDTGAGPVEYHDRAAIEQGALTGRGLEIAWLENKVDAFFIHVQGAARLAMTDGRNIRVTYAAKSGQRFTGAGRVLADLGEIPLSEVTMQSIRAWFRSNPGRVDEILWQNRSYIFFREASVDDPELGPVAAAKVPLTPGRSVAVDRLLHTFGTPFFIDAPELTVFEGKPFRRLMIAQDTGSAIVGPARGDLFAGSGHAAGEIAGVVRHQADFYALVPRPLADHFSSITDANR